One segment of Polyodon spathula isolate WHYD16114869_AA chromosome 20, ASM1765450v1, whole genome shotgun sequence DNA contains the following:
- the LOC121295803 gene encoding monocyte to macrophage differentiation factor-like isoform X1 — protein sequence MQHYRRFFSFSAGHCKMKRVNSFQRFMNSRAAANCRYQPTGYEHAANCYTHAFLIVPAFVGMTLLYRLSDDSWKKITAWIYGMGLCTLFLVSTVFHIISWKKSHMRSVEHCFHMCDRMVIYFFIAASYAPWLNLRELGPLASHMRWFIWLMAAGGTIFVFMYHEKYKLVELLFYLTMGFFPALVVMSMNNTEGLQELAWGGLLYCFGVVFFKSDGLIPFAHAIWHVFVAIAAAVHYYAIWKYLYKSPLTDLIRDL from the exons ATGCAACATTACAGGCGTTTCTTTTCTTTCTCGGCGGGTCATTGCAAAATGAAGCGGGTTAACAGTTTTCAGAG GTTCATGAACTCTCGAGCTGCAGCTAACTGCCGCTACCAGCCCACTGGTTATGAACATGCTGCTAATTGCTACACGCATGCG TTCCTCATAGTACCTGCTTTCGTGGGCATGACCCTGCTCTATCGCCTCTCGGATGACAGCTGGAAGAAGATCACAGCCTGGATTTATGGCATGGGTCTCTGCACGCTGTTCCTTGTGTCCACGGTGTTCCATATCATATCATGGAAAAAGAGCCACATGAG AAGTGTGGAGCATTGCTTTCACATGTGTGACAGGATGGTCATCTATTTCTTCATTGCTGCCTCCTATGCACCATG GCTGAACCTTCGTGAACTTGGACCTTTAGCTTCACACATGCGATGGTTTATCTGGCTGATGGCAGCTGGAGGAACaatttttgtgtttatgtaccATGAAAA GTATAAGCTTGTTGAGCTGCTCTTCTATCTAACAATGGGTTTTTTTCCTGCTTTGGTTGTGATGTCAATG AATAACACAGAGGGGCTTCAGGAGCTGGCTTGGGGAGGTTTGCTCTACTGCTTCGGAGTGGTTTTCTTCAAGAGTGACGGGCTCATTCCCTTTGCACACGCTATCTGGCATGTCTTTGTAGCAATCGCAGCGGCTGTACATTACTATGCCATTTGGAAATATCTGTACAAAAGCCCTTTAACAGACCTCATCAGAGATTTATGA
- the LOC121295803 gene encoding monocyte to macrophage differentiation factor-like isoform X3 yields the protein MQHYRRFFSFSAGHCKMKRVNSFQRFMNSRAAANCRYQPTGYEHAANCYTHAFLIVPAFVGMTLLYRLSDDSWKKITAWIYGMGLCTLFLVSTVFHIISWKKSHMRSVEHCFHMCDRMVIYFFIAASYAPWLNLRELGPLASHMRWFIWLMAAGGTIFVFMYHEKITQRGFRSWLGEVCSTASEWFSSRVTGSFPLHTLSGMSL from the exons ATGCAACATTACAGGCGTTTCTTTTCTTTCTCGGCGGGTCATTGCAAAATGAAGCGGGTTAACAGTTTTCAGAG GTTCATGAACTCTCGAGCTGCAGCTAACTGCCGCTACCAGCCCACTGGTTATGAACATGCTGCTAATTGCTACACGCATGCG TTCCTCATAGTACCTGCTTTCGTGGGCATGACCCTGCTCTATCGCCTCTCGGATGACAGCTGGAAGAAGATCACAGCCTGGATTTATGGCATGGGTCTCTGCACGCTGTTCCTTGTGTCCACGGTGTTCCATATCATATCATGGAAAAAGAGCCACATGAG AAGTGTGGAGCATTGCTTTCACATGTGTGACAGGATGGTCATCTATTTCTTCATTGCTGCCTCCTATGCACCATG GCTGAACCTTCGTGAACTTGGACCTTTAGCTTCACACATGCGATGGTTTATCTGGCTGATGGCAGCTGGAGGAACaatttttgtgtttatgtaccATGAAAA AATAACACAGAGGGGCTTCAGGAGCTGGCTTGGGGAGGTTTGCTCTACTGCTTCGGAGTGGTTTTCTTCAAGAGTGACGGGCTCATTCCCTTTGCACACGCTATCTGGCATGTCTTTGTAG
- the LOC121295803 gene encoding monocyte to macrophage differentiation factor-like isoform X2 — MFTFNLQKTRFKRFMNSRAAANCRYQPTGYEHAANCYTHAFLIVPAFVGMTLLYRLSDDSWKKITAWIYGMGLCTLFLVSTVFHIISWKKSHMRSVEHCFHMCDRMVIYFFIAASYAPWLNLRELGPLASHMRWFIWLMAAGGTIFVFMYHEKYKLVELLFYLTMGFFPALVVMSMNNTEGLQELAWGGLLYCFGVVFFKSDGLIPFAHAIWHVFVAIAAAVHYYAIWKYLYKSPLTDLIRDL, encoded by the exons aTGTTCACATTCAACCTGCAGAAGACGAGGTTTAAAAG GTTCATGAACTCTCGAGCTGCAGCTAACTGCCGCTACCAGCCCACTGGTTATGAACATGCTGCTAATTGCTACACGCATGCG TTCCTCATAGTACCTGCTTTCGTGGGCATGACCCTGCTCTATCGCCTCTCGGATGACAGCTGGAAGAAGATCACAGCCTGGATTTATGGCATGGGTCTCTGCACGCTGTTCCTTGTGTCCACGGTGTTCCATATCATATCATGGAAAAAGAGCCACATGAG AAGTGTGGAGCATTGCTTTCACATGTGTGACAGGATGGTCATCTATTTCTTCATTGCTGCCTCCTATGCACCATG GCTGAACCTTCGTGAACTTGGACCTTTAGCTTCACACATGCGATGGTTTATCTGGCTGATGGCAGCTGGAGGAACaatttttgtgtttatgtaccATGAAAA GTATAAGCTTGTTGAGCTGCTCTTCTATCTAACAATGGGTTTTTTTCCTGCTTTGGTTGTGATGTCAATG AATAACACAGAGGGGCTTCAGGAGCTGGCTTGGGGAGGTTTGCTCTACTGCTTCGGAGTGGTTTTCTTCAAGAGTGACGGGCTCATTCCCTTTGCACACGCTATCTGGCATGTCTTTGTAGCAATCGCAGCGGCTGTACATTACTATGCCATTTGGAAATATCTGTACAAAAGCCCTTTAACAGACCTCATCAGAGATTTATGA
- the si:ch73-256g18.2 gene encoding small integral membrane protein 36 has product MEFYLEIDPVTLNLIILVASYVILLLVFLVSCVLYDCRGKDPSKEYDSEPAPATQSPIRLVVMQSSPATARCGEKVVSTYEASTDLTEKRSTLV; this is encoded by the coding sequence ATGGAGTTCTACCTGGAAATCGACCCTGTGACTTTGAACCTGATCATCCTGGTTGCCAGCTATGTCATCCTGCTGCTGGTGTTCCTGGTGTCCTGCGTGCTGTACGACTGCAGGGGGAAGGACCCCAGCAAGGAGTATGACTCTGAGCCAGCCCCAGCCACCCAGTCCCCTATCAGGCTGGTGGTGATGCAGAGCTCCCCTGCCACAGCCCGCTGCGGAGAGAAGGTCGTCAGCACGTATGAGGCCTCCACCGACCTCACGGAGAAGAGAAGCACTTTGGTCTAA